A genomic window from Tolypothrix sp. PCC 7910 includes:
- a CDS encoding non-ribosomal peptide synthetase, with amino-acid sequence MAIQDLQDRATSIFGTSTNLTIEQLIIDGARQNPTARAIAAPGRLPLTYARLYEHLQEIRATLNTLGLGVGDRVAIVLPNGPEMAAAFLTVAAYATSAPLNPAYSAEQFEFYLDDLNAKALIVQSGIDSIVREVAADRQIPIIELIPNLEAEAGIFELVGETHLPPIKSTHSKNEDIALVLHTSGTTVRPKIVPLTQANLYIAADIIKKALELEPSDCCLNVMPLFHVQGLFISILSSIAAGGSVACAPGFDSSQFFDWLQTMQVTWYSSVPTIHQAVLNAATQNNITHIPKLRFIRSGGAALPRPVMRAIEELFQAPILEGYGMTETGCIITLNPLPPRQRKPGSVGIATGMKLGIMDATGNLLPPHEIGEVVVQGGHVMHGYENNPVANQNSYINGWFRSGDQGYLDDEGYLFLTGRLKEQINRGGEKIAPREIDDILLEHPAVAQAVAFAVPHATLGEDLAAAIVLHPNVTVTDKELREFVATKLAGFKVPNQIVFVDDIPKGSTGKLQRIGLAKKLQTELKTNFVAPRTELEKALAEIWTEILNLQQVGIYDNFFALGGDSLQAVNLFNKIEQKLGYSLPLSTLVPAPTIEQFAAVLSQAKFSTSSASLVAIHPQGSRPPLFLIHAVWGNVLLYRDFARYLHPEQPVYAFQAKGLDGQQTPITDVSQMAANYIQEIRQIQPHGPYYLGGYSFGGIIGFEMAQQLKAQGEEIALMAIFDVSSPGYAKPIPNSDEANFFHLRKLLNLNIQDQLTYVWERLAWHFQIGKMSMFYKFYLRYLKRSLPDLRLLEVAAANNKAGKRYIPSIYPGQVTLFRASQQNVGLDVDPELGWGRLAAGGVELYDVPGSHASLILEPHVQVLAQKFQVCLDRVQFKIRSS; translated from the coding sequence ATGGCAATACAAGACTTACAAGACAGAGCCACGTCAATCTTTGGTACTTCAACAAATTTGACAATTGAGCAGTTAATTATCGATGGTGCCAGGCAAAACCCAACAGCAAGAGCGATCGCGGCTCCAGGTCGTTTGCCACTGACCTATGCTCGTCTTTATGAACACCTCCAAGAGATACGTGCAACCTTAAATACCTTGGGTTTGGGAGTAGGCGATCGCGTTGCTATTGTACTGCCCAATGGCCCGGAAATGGCGGCGGCTTTTTTAACTGTAGCAGCCTATGCTACTAGTGCGCCGTTGAATCCTGCTTATAGTGCCGAGCAATTTGAATTTTATCTAGATGATTTGAATGCTAAAGCTCTGATTGTGCAATCTGGCATAGATTCCATCGTTAGAGAAGTTGCAGCAGATCGCCAGATTCCTATTATTGAACTGATACCAAACTTAGAAGCAGAGGCGGGAATTTTTGAACTAGTCGGTGAAACTCATTTACCGCCCATCAAATCCACTCACAGTAAAAATGAAGATATCGCCCTAGTACTGCATACATCAGGAACAACAGTCAGGCCGAAAATTGTGCCTCTCACCCAGGCTAATTTATATATTGCTGCAGACATTATTAAAAAGGCTCTGGAGTTAGAACCAAGTGATTGTTGTTTAAACGTGATGCCCCTGTTCCATGTACAGGGGTTATTTATATCAATTCTCTCTTCCATTGCTGCTGGTGGTAGTGTTGCTTGCGCTCCGGGGTTTGATAGTTCACAGTTTTTTGACTGGCTGCAAACTATGCAAGTTACTTGGTATTCATCGGTTCCTACCATTCATCAAGCAGTTTTGAATGCGGCGACTCAGAACAATATCACCCACATTCCCAAGTTGCGCTTTATTCGTTCTGGTGGTGCAGCTCTCCCACGGCCAGTGATGAGAGCTATAGAGGAATTATTCCAAGCTCCCATACTCGAAGGTTACGGTATGACGGAGACTGGCTGCATCATTACCCTCAATCCATTACCACCGCGCCAACGTAAACCTGGTTCGGTTGGTATCGCTACTGGGATGAAACTAGGCATCATGGATGCAACTGGTAATTTACTACCACCCCATGAAATCGGAGAGGTTGTAGTTCAGGGCGGCCATGTGATGCATGGTTATGAAAATAATCCTGTAGCTAATCAAAACTCCTATATCAATGGCTGGTTTAGAAGCGGAGACCAAGGTTATCTCGATGATGAAGGTTACCTATTTTTAACAGGCAGACTGAAGGAACAAATTAATCGCGGTGGCGAAAAAATCGCGCCTCGGGAAATTGATGACATTCTCTTAGAGCATCCAGCTGTAGCCCAAGCTGTAGCTTTTGCCGTTCCCCATGCTACTCTCGGAGAAGATTTGGCCGCCGCCATTGTTCTGCATCCAAATGTTACTGTTACCGATAAAGAACTGCGTGAATTTGTCGCTACCAAGTTGGCTGGGTTTAAAGTGCCAAATCAAATAGTGTTTGTAGACGATATTCCCAAAGGATCTACAGGTAAACTCCAGCGGATTGGTTTAGCCAAAAAGCTGCAAACTGAATTGAAGACTAATTTTGTTGCACCCAGAACTGAACTAGAGAAAGCACTAGCAGAAATTTGGACTGAGATTCTCAATCTGCAACAGGTGGGAATTTACGATAATTTCTTTGCTTTAGGTGGCGACTCTTTGCAGGCGGTGAACCTGTTTAACAAAATTGAACAAAAATTAGGCTACAGTCTGCCTTTATCTACTCTGGTTCCCGCACCCACAATTGAGCAATTTGCTGCTGTTCTTAGTCAAGCTAAATTTTCAACATCTAGCGCATCTCTAGTAGCGATTCATCCCCAAGGTTCCCGACCACCCCTATTTCTGATTCATGCTGTTTGGGGTAATGTCCTGTTGTATCGGGATTTCGCACGTTATTTACACCCAGAACAACCAGTTTATGCTTTCCAAGCCAAAGGACTTGATGGTCAACAAACACCCATCACTGATGTAAGTCAAATGGCTGCTAACTATATCCAAGAAATACGCCAGATACAACCGCATGGCCCCTATTATCTTGGTGGTTATTCTTTTGGCGGGATTATCGGCTTTGAAATGGCCCAACAACTCAAAGCGCAAGGTGAGGAAATTGCCCTCATGGCCATATTTGATGTTTCATCGCCAGGTTATGCTAAACCGATTCCCAATTCAGATGAGGCGAACTTTTTCCATCTCCGCAAACTGTTGAATTTAAATATTCAAGACCAGCTAACTTATGTGTGGGAACGATTAGCTTGGCATTTTCAGATTGGGAAGATGAGTATGTTTTATAAATTTTACCTGCGTTATCTGAAGCGATCGCTCCCAGATCTGCGGTTGTTGGAAGTAGCTGCGGCAAATAATAAAGCAGGTAAGCGTTACATTCCTTCCATCTACCCTGGTCAAGTAACTCTCTTCCGCGCCAGTCAGCAAAATGTTGGGTTAGATGTTGACCCAGAATTAGGCTGGGGTAGGTTAGCGGCTGGTGGTGTGGAACTTTATGATGTCCCCGGTTCTCACGCTTCCCTGATTCTGGAACCTCATGTACAGGTACTCGCGCAAAAATTCCAAGTTTGTTTGGATCGAGTACAATTTAAAATTCGTAGTTCGTAA
- a CDS encoding FUSC family protein yields the protein MSNQLSVSWLLQQFQLQPGKPAITNGLRSLLILGVPISVGIFTGHAAESAIATMAAWFVGMVNVDGVYRQKAIALIAATISVTLVFAIANLASSTLWLAIPMTFLVIFIVGLAGVLGSVAASVSLITGIMFVVSLARFSAPGNLSTLLLHSLLCLAGGTWTTLLSLGLWVVRPDKPATAAVAKYYNSLSKFIEVASERVANSRDIEDWVKQFVQAQDTVTQDLTAARSTWASVWTTQRGASLRGNQLLVLIEDANQIITSVVALVELLAIASYSPLFSHLQREIAEVMTQLAIAMEMLATAITGRNSVPLGDLDRSVEALEYQWQILRNRVVNQNSHLPRDEYLDLVNLKKITTSFSKLGQQIHTDAELVTDLQQGKRRNPINRDIVLPKQPTTADMIETLRCNLTFDSVMFRHALRLAVVVVLAELIAALLQIPRGYWITLTALVALKPNFGGTTQTTIQRVISTIVGSIIGITLILLIHNQWAIAFSLLLLVFTAMSVRSLSYTVFITLLTPAIILLLNMINAGGWQVGLLRIVDSCIGGGLALIGSYLLFPSWERQQLPAQLAKTIRANLSYFQQVIANYLNSPHTTTALNSLRHQAALENANANAAAQRLFSEPRHVQGEIEPVMTLMIYIRNFYTSVTTLAEHQREFSGQYQFSALPELTDTIIRILDNLADTLQYRQPPQPLPILNNHLETIHEQTEQLYQARIAEIPQYPQIVTPTLQALREQTPVFAELERIVNQIRIIHCAIALWETSGG from the coding sequence ATGTCCAATCAACTTTCTGTTAGTTGGCTGTTACAGCAATTTCAACTCCAGCCGGGTAAGCCTGCTATTACCAATGGATTGCGTAGTTTGTTGATTCTCGGTGTGCCGATTAGCGTTGGCATATTTACAGGCCATGCAGCGGAAAGTGCGATCGCGACTATGGCAGCTTGGTTTGTGGGGATGGTAAATGTTGATGGGGTGTATCGTCAAAAGGCAATTGCACTCATTGCTGCGACTATTAGCGTGACTTTGGTGTTTGCGATCGCAAATTTAGCCAGCAGTACTCTGTGGTTAGCAATTCCTATGACGTTTTTGGTGATTTTTATTGTCGGGTTGGCAGGTGTGTTGGGTAGCGTAGCCGCCTCTGTTAGTTTAATCACTGGGATTATGTTTGTTGTCTCCTTGGCGCGATTCTCTGCACCAGGAAATTTGTCTACTCTGCTGCTGCACTCTCTACTCTGCCTCGCTGGGGGAACTTGGACAACGTTACTATCTTTAGGTTTATGGGTAGTCCGCCCCGATAAACCGGCAACGGCGGCTGTAGCCAAATACTACAATTCTCTCAGTAAATTTATAGAGGTGGCTAGCGAGAGAGTTGCCAATTCCCGGGATATTGAGGATTGGGTGAAGCAGTTTGTTCAAGCACAGGATACCGTCACACAGGACTTAACAGCAGCCCGCAGTACTTGGGCTAGTGTCTGGACAACTCAAAGAGGCGCTAGTCTGCGGGGAAATCAGTTACTTGTGTTAATTGAGGATGCTAACCAAATTATTACTTCGGTGGTGGCGCTGGTGGAACTGTTGGCGATCGCATCCTATAGTCCGCTATTCTCCCATTTGCAGAGAGAAATTGCTGAAGTGATGACGCAGTTGGCGATCGCTATGGAGATGTTAGCAACTGCGATCACGGGCAGAAATTCTGTGCCTTTGGGAGATTTGGATCGCTCTGTGGAAGCACTAGAATATCAGTGGCAAATTTTACGCAATCGAGTTGTCAATCAAAACAGTCATTTACCCAGAGATGAGTATTTGGATTTAGTTAATCTTAAGAAAATAACCACTAGCTTCAGCAAGTTAGGACAACAAATTCATACTGATGCGGAGCTAGTTACAGATTTACAACAGGGAAAACGGCGTAACCCTATCAACCGAGATATTGTGCTGCCCAAACAACCCACCACTGCTGACATGATTGAGACATTGCGGTGTAACCTGACTTTTGATTCGGTGATGTTCCGTCATGCATTACGTCTTGCTGTGGTTGTAGTGTTAGCGGAATTAATCGCTGCATTATTGCAAATACCGAGAGGCTACTGGATTACTTTAACTGCACTTGTGGCACTCAAACCCAACTTTGGCGGAACAACGCAAACAACAATTCAACGTGTGATCAGTACGATTGTTGGTAGCATCATCGGGATTACTCTAATTTTGCTGATTCACAATCAATGGGCGATCGCATTTTCTCTATTGTTGCTGGTGTTTACGGCCATGTCAGTGCGATCGCTCAGTTATACCGTGTTTATCACGCTGCTGACTCCCGCGATTATCTTACTACTAAATATGATTAATGCTGGTGGCTGGCAGGTAGGATTATTGCGGATTGTTGATAGCTGCATCGGTGGTGGATTGGCACTGATTGGTAGCTATTTACTGTTCCCCAGTTGGGAAAGACAGCAACTTCCCGCCCAACTTGCAAAAACAATTCGCGCTAATCTCTCATACTTTCAACAGGTAATTGCTAACTATCTCAATTCACCTCACACCACTACTGCTCTCAATAGCCTACGCCATCAAGCTGCACTAGAGAACGCCAACGCCAACGCCGCTGCTCAAAGATTATTTAGCGAACCTCGTCATGTTCAGGGAGAAATCGAACCTGTCATGACACTAATGATATATATTCGCAATTTTTATACTTCAGTGACAACTTTAGCGGAACATCAGCGAGAATTTAGTGGTCAGTATCAATTTTCTGCACTCCCAGAACTTACTGATACCATCATCCGCATATTGGATAACTTAGCGGATACTCTCCAATACAGACAACCACCCCAACCCTTACCAATACTTAATAATCATCTGGAAACTATTCACGAGCAAACTGAGCAACTTTATCAGGCGCGAATTGCAGAAATTCCCCAATATCCCCAGATTGTTACACCCACATTACAAGCTCTACGCGAACAAACTCCGGTTTTTGCAGAACTAGAACGTATAGTTAATCAAATTAGAATTATCCATTGTGCGATCGCTCTGTGGGAAACATCGGGAGGGTGA
- a CDS encoding alpha/beta fold hydrolase — MLQFQPPGFGQKVIHTSLGAMVYYTQTTAPWSIADIEDLPPLLFLHNFGGGASAYEWSKVYPAFADSHHILAPDLIGWGESAHPIWDYQIRDYLNAIAQFIHQTCRQPVTVVASSLTAALAIRLAITQPDLFQALYLVCPSGFDDFGQGVGRRLPLPLINTPLIDNLIYAVGAENEFAVRNFLQSFLFAKPERVSAEMVQAYLTSAQQPNAKFAGLAFLRGDLYFDLSLYIQQLKIPTVFFWGEKAQFTNIKLGRRLANLNPNFIRAFVAIAHTGILPHLETPEVFIGLLQKYLK; from the coding sequence ATGCTTCAGTTCCAACCTCCTGGCTTTGGGCAAAAAGTAATTCATACCTCATTAGGGGCGATGGTTTACTATACCCAAACCACTGCACCTTGGTCGATTGCTGATATTGAAGATTTACCACCGCTATTGTTTTTGCATAACTTTGGTGGTGGTGCTTCTGCTTACGAGTGGTCGAAAGTTTATCCAGCATTTGCTGATAGTCATCATATATTAGCCCCAGATTTGATTGGTTGGGGAGAGTCGGCTCATCCAATATGGGATTATCAAATTCGAGATTATTTAAATGCGATCGCACAATTTATTCACCAAACTTGTCGTCAACCTGTAACCGTCGTTGCTTCGTCTTTAACTGCGGCTTTGGCTATTCGTTTGGCAATTACCCAACCAGATTTATTCCAAGCTTTATATTTAGTTTGTCCCTCTGGGTTTGATGATTTTGGTCAAGGTGTGGGACGTAGACTGCCGCTACCACTGATTAATACTCCATTAATCGATAATTTAATTTATGCTGTAGGTGCGGAAAATGAATTTGCAGTCCGCAACTTTCTGCAAAGTTTTCTGTTTGCAAAACCAGAACGCGTCTCTGCTGAGATGGTGCAAGCTTATTTAACTTCTGCACAACAGCCAAATGCCAAATTTGCAGGCTTGGCATTTCTGCGAGGCGACCTTTATTTTGATTTGAGTTTATATATTCAGCAACTCAAAATTCCCACGGTATTTTTCTGGGGTGAAAAGGCGCAATTTACCAATATTAAACTCGGCAGGAGATTAGCAAATTTAAATCCCAATTTCATTCGTGCATTTGTGGCGATCGCACACACAGGAATTTTACCCCATTTGGAAACGCCAGAGGTTTTTATTGGTTTGTTGCAGAAGTATTTAAAGTGA
- a CDS encoding HugZ family protein: MSQLEQVQAEYEKFTDQFQSVIISTVSAEGIPNASYAPFVMDDSYNIYIYISGLVTHTKNLYDNPRISVLFIEDENQAHQIFARRRLSFDCTATLIERETDHWQKIVERFQNRFGEIIEVFRGLADFRIFKLTPSQGRFVVGFGSAYNISADNLRQLIQVTPKDVK; the protein is encoded by the coding sequence ATGAGCCAATTAGAACAAGTTCAAGCTGAGTACGAAAAGTTTACTGACCAATTTCAAAGCGTGATTATTAGCACTGTTAGCGCTGAGGGAATACCCAACGCGAGTTACGCCCCTTTTGTGATGGATGATTCCTACAATATTTACATTTACATCAGCGGGCTTGTTACCCATACTAAAAATCTTTATGACAATCCTCGTATTAGTGTCTTATTTATTGAGGATGAAAATCAGGCACATCAAATTTTTGCTCGTCGTCGTTTAAGTTTTGATTGTACTGCAACCTTAATAGAGCGGGAAACTGACCATTGGCAGAAAATTGTTGAGCGCTTTCAAAATCGGTTTGGTGAAATTATTGAAGTTTTCCGTGGCTTGGCTGACTTTCGCATTTTCAAGTTAACTCCTAGTCAAGGTCGTTTTGTAGTTGGCTTTGGGTCAGCTTATAACATTAGTGCAGATAATCTTCGTCAACTTATTCAAGTTACTCCCAAGGATGTGAAATAA
- a CDS encoding CIA30 family protein has protein sequence MTEKNRSQWDLCRFIRTLTYFEVIPLLNWVQKLIPGSSQENKDRPNGGSNLGVILVAGATGGLGKRVVKRLLERGYQVRCLVRDIEKARTILGNDIDLVVADITKPETLTPIVMANLQAVVCCTAVRVQPVEGDTADRAKYYQGIKFYQPEIVGDTPENVEYQGVKNLVTAAQKSLLTPNTKLIFDFTKPSEELKNIWGALDDVVMGGVSASNMQFVDNTALFAGYVSTANSGGFASVRTKNFEPPFNLSGYEGLELRVRGDGQRYKFFLRTDAKWDGLGYSYSFDTVANTWIDVRIPFANLTPVFRAKTVNDAPLIDASTISSLQLMLSKFEYNGALNPKFTPGGFSLQVESIKAYGGTNLPQFVLVSSAGVTRPGRPGINLDEEPPAVKLNDQLGGILTWKLKGEESLRASGIPYTIIRPCALTEETGGKELIFEQGDNIRGKISREDVAELCVQALKQPQACNRTFEVKEGENSNNSINWQSLFSNLEPDK, from the coding sequence ATGACTGAAAAAAATCGTTCTCAATGGGATTTATGCAGGTTTATCAGAACCTTAACGTACTTTGAGGTTATTCCTCTGCTTAACTGGGTACAAAAGTTAATTCCTGGTAGTTCTCAAGAGAATAAAGATAGACCTAATGGAGGAAGCAATTTGGGTGTAATACTAGTAGCAGGTGCCACAGGTGGTTTAGGTAAACGTGTTGTTAAGCGATTATTAGAACGCGGTTATCAAGTGCGCTGTCTTGTCCGTGACATTGAAAAAGCCAGGACAATTCTTGGTAATGATATTGATTTAGTTGTTGCAGATATCACCAAGCCAGAAACTTTAACTCCTATCGTCATGGCAAATCTACAAGCTGTGGTATGTTGTACAGCAGTGCGCGTGCAACCTGTCGAAGGAGATACAGCAGATAGAGCCAAATATTACCAAGGCATCAAATTTTACCAGCCAGAAATAGTTGGCGATACACCCGAAAATGTCGAATATCAAGGTGTAAAAAACTTAGTAACAGCAGCACAAAAATCTTTACTAACACCCAATACAAAGCTGATATTTGATTTCACTAAGCCATCAGAAGAATTAAAAAATATCTGGGGTGCTTTAGATGATGTAGTGATGGGTGGTGTAAGTGCCAGTAATATGCAATTTGTAGATAATACAGCTTTATTTGCTGGTTATGTCTCCACCGCTAACTCCGGAGGCTTTGCTTCTGTAAGAACCAAAAATTTTGAGCCACCATTTAATTTATCAGGTTATGAAGGTTTAGAATTACGCGTCAGAGGCGACGGTCAACGCTATAAATTCTTTCTACGAACCGATGCAAAATGGGATGGATTAGGGTACAGCTATTCCTTCGATACTGTAGCTAATACCTGGATAGATGTTCGTATTCCTTTTGCTAATTTAACTCCTGTATTTCGTGCCAAAACAGTTAATGATGCCCCACTAATTGACGCTAGTACAATTAGCTCATTGCAATTAATGTTAAGTAAATTTGAGTATAATGGGGCATTAAATCCCAAATTTACGCCGGGTGGCTTTAGTTTGCAAGTCGAATCAATTAAAGCTTATGGTGGGACAAATTTACCGCAATTTGTGTTAGTTAGTTCCGCAGGTGTTACCCGTCCCGGAAGACCAGGAATTAATTTAGATGAAGAACCCCCAGCCGTGAAATTAAATGACCAGTTGGGCGGAATTTTGACTTGGAAATTGAAAGGAGAAGAAAGTTTAAGAGCAAGCGGTATTCCTTACACAATTATTAGACCTTGCGCTTTAACCGAAGAAACTGGAGGTAAGGAATTAATCTTTGAGCAAGGTGATAATATTAGGGGCAAAATCAGCCGTGAGGATGTTGCTGAACTGTGCGTACAAGCGCTAAAACAACCACAAGCTTGTAACCGCACTTTTGAAGTCAAAGAGGGAGAAAACAGCAATAATTCTATCAATTGGCAGAGTCTCTTTTCTAACTTAGAGCCTGATAAATAA
- a CDS encoding mechanosensitive ion channel family protein: protein MNAEISTVWQQIQSMINGFIVLLPNIVLALIVFVIFFLIARAIKQFVKRVTRNRHQARNLGLVLGRLAQGTTILVGLFIALSIVIPTFRAGDLVQLLGISGVAIGFAFRDILQNFLAGILILLTEPFQINDQIVFKNFEGTVENIETRATTIRTYDGRRIVIPNSELFTNSVTVNTAFESRCLEYDVGIGYGDDIDLAKQLILEAMHSVDEVLSDPAPDALVMELAESTVNIRARWWIKPPRRADDLTSRDRVLTAIKKTLTANGIDLPFPTQQILFHDQTEETDGDRQSQREGWPAGNREVPKPRPISDSLRFLAQKRSSHDGNGKIDSQFNEQ from the coding sequence ATGAATGCAGAGATATCCACAGTTTGGCAGCAAATTCAAAGCATGATCAATGGATTTATTGTGCTGCTTCCTAACATAGTTTTGGCATTAATTGTCTTTGTCATCTTCTTTCTAATTGCTAGAGCAATTAAGCAATTCGTCAAAAGAGTAACTCGAAACCGCCATCAAGCTCGTAATTTAGGATTAGTACTAGGACGTTTAGCACAGGGCACAACAATTCTGGTAGGACTATTCATAGCTCTATCAATCGTTATCCCTACATTTAGGGCAGGCGATTTAGTGCAACTTTTAGGCATAAGTGGGGTAGCAATTGGTTTTGCTTTCCGCGATATTTTGCAGAACTTCTTAGCTGGAATTTTAATTCTCCTCACTGAACCTTTTCAAATTAATGACCAAATAGTCTTTAAAAATTTTGAAGGAACAGTAGAAAATATTGAGACCCGCGCCACCACAATTAGAACCTATGACGGTCGGCGGATTGTGATTCCTAATTCGGAATTATTCACCAATTCTGTAACTGTAAATACTGCCTTTGAAAGCCGCTGTTTAGAGTATGATGTCGGCATTGGTTATGGTGATGATATCGACCTAGCCAAGCAATTAATTCTTGAAGCAATGCATAGTGTAGATGAAGTGTTGTCAGATCCGGCTCCTGATGCATTGGTGATGGAATTAGCTGAAAGTACTGTGAATATCCGCGCCCGTTGGTGGATCAAACCACCCAGAAGAGCCGACGATCTGACTTCACGCGATCGCGTCCTAACTGCAATCAAGAAAACCCTCACCGCCAATGGTATAGATCTACCTTTTCCCACCCAACAAATTTTATTTCACGACCAAACCGAAGAAACAGACGGCGATCGCCAAAGTCAGCGAGAAGGTTGGCCGGCTGGTAATCGGGAAGTACCAAAGCCTCGCCCCATCAGCGATTCTCTTAGGTTCCTGGCGCAAAAACGTTCTTCCCATGATGGTAATGGCAAGATAGATTCTCAATTTAATGAACAATGA
- a CDS encoding PadR family transcriptional regulator, with product MLSKKELSLYDISYTEQLIICALYQRELYGLAIQDHVKRSSNNEIKIEAGSLYPALAKLERKGLVNSRWGENRPNERRGARRKYYTLTSKGITMSDEIFEFLNRLRNCYPLLDPT from the coding sequence ATGCTTTCCAAAAAAGAGTTAAGCCTCTACGATATATCGTACACAGAGCAATTGATTATTTGCGCTTTATATCAGAGAGAGCTTTATGGTTTGGCTATTCAAGACCATGTAAAACGGTCAAGCAATAATGAAATCAAAATAGAAGCTGGTAGTCTTTACCCTGCTTTAGCTAAGTTAGAAAGAAAAGGCCTTGTTAATTCTCGTTGGGGCGAAAATCGACCTAATGAAAGAAGAGGCGCAAGGAGAAAATACTACACTCTTACTTCCAAAGGCATAACAATGTCTGACGAAATTTTTGAATTTCTCAATCGGCTTCGCAATTGTTATCCATTACTCGATCCAACCTAG
- a CDS encoding 2-phosphosulfolactate phosphatase, which translates to MIFDQAEFNLRCEWGVQGVVKLAPISDVIIIVDVLSFSTATEIATNNGAIIYPYQWRDDSAIDYAKSVKAELSKGRMSQAGYSLSPASLTKISAGTRLVIPSPNGSTLTLLTGNTPTIAGCLRNCAAVAKFAQKYGTKISVIPAGEKWEDGTLRPAWEDLMGAGAILSVLDGSLSPEAETAVTTFAAFKHDLLGYFKKCSSGKELIAKDYELDVELAAALNVSECVPLLIDNAYINAFY; encoded by the coding sequence ATGATTTTTGATCAAGCAGAATTTAATCTAAGATGTGAATGGGGAGTACAAGGAGTTGTTAAACTTGCACCCATTAGTGATGTCATTATTATTGTCGATGTGCTTTCGTTCTCGACTGCAACAGAAATTGCTACCAACAATGGTGCAATTATTTATCCATATCAATGGAGAGATGATTCTGCCATTGATTATGCCAAGTCTGTAAAAGCAGAATTATCCAAAGGTCGGATGTCTCAAGCAGGTTATTCTCTTTCCCCGGCATCTTTAACTAAAATATCTGCCGGAACTAGGTTAGTAATACCTTCTCCTAATGGTTCAACATTGACATTACTCACTGGTAATACTCCCACAATAGCTGGATGCTTGCGAAATTGTGCAGCAGTAGCAAAATTTGCTCAAAAATATGGAACCAAAATTTCAGTAATTCCCGCAGGAGAAAAATGGGAAGATGGCACACTACGCCCAGCTTGGGAAGATTTAATGGGTGCAGGGGCAATTCTAAGTGTTTTGGATGGTAGCTTATCCCCGGAAGCGGAAACTGCTGTCACCACATTTGCTGCTTTTAAACATGATTTACTAGGATATTTCAAGAAATGCAGCTCAGGGAAAGAATTAATTGCCAAAGATTATGAGTTAGATGTTGAATTAGCAGCAGCTTTGAATGTCAGTGAGTGCGTGCCATTATTAATTGACAATGCCTATATTAATGCTTTTTACTGA